TTGAATGAGGAAAGAACTTTTTTTACTAAAATTTGCAGTGAAGTTGGAAACGGGCTGGAAAATCATTTAGATACACCGACTGGGAATCTTTCTGGTGGACAAAGACAAGCCTTAAGTCTATTGATGGCAACATTGACTAAGCCGGAACTGTTACTTTTGGATGAACACACCGCAGCTTTAGATCCTAAGACATCGAAACAATTGATGCAACTGACAGATCAACGGATCAAAGAAGGACAGTTGACATGTTTAATGATCACTCATCGTATGGAGGATGCTTTGAATTATGGAAATCGTTTGATCGTTTTACAAAAAGGACAAATCATCAAGGATTTAAAGAAAGAGGAAAAAGAAAAATTGACATTACAAGATTTACTATTGTTCTTTGAAGAAGAGGCGCAAGAGATCTCGATTGACTAAATAAAAAATCATTCAAGTACTTATAGGGCTACTTGAATGATTTTTTTATTGATTTTTGATAGTAGGTTTATTTTTATCTAATATATTTTTCAATAAACGTTCCGCAATACCAGTTACCATAAAACCAGCAGCAATCGCACCGGCAGTCATGATCACTTTAATAATGAAATGTGCCCCACCAACATAATCCCCTAAAACAACACTTCTGACTGCTTGATAGGCTGGACCACCAGGGACTAGAGGAA
The Enterococcus silesiacus DNA segment above includes these coding regions:
- a CDS encoding ABC transporter ATP-binding protein, whose protein sequence is MSVVLELKNATKNIDNGLNETKTILNHVNLTISQGEFVTVLGGNGAGKSTLFNSIAGTLSLSEGDLFINNQNITSYSEEKRAQFLSRVFQDPKMGTAPRMTVAENLLLALHRGKRRGFRLRKLNEERTFFTKICSEVGNGLENHLDTPTGNLSGGQRQALSLLMATLTKPELLLLDEHTAALDPKTSKQLMQLTDQRIKEGQLTCLMITHRMEDALNYGNRLIVLQKGQIIKDLKKEEKEKLTLQDLLLFFEEEAQEISID